In Salipiger sp. H15, the sequence GATCGGCGACGACGAGGCCTATGCCTCCTGGGTGGGGACCGCGGTCAGCACGCTGTCGGCTGGGCAGGCGGGGCTTCTCGACAGCGAGACCCAGCTCTCGACCCTGTCGGCCCGGCTGGAATCGCAGAACACCCGCATCGCGGATCGCGCGATCCTCTACAAGACGCGGCTGCTGGAGCTTGACGGCGTCGACGCCTACGAGGCCGCCAGCAACGTGACCTCGCTGCAGGCCCAGCTCGAGGCGAGTTACACCGTCACCTCGCGCCTATCGCAACTGAGCTTTCTGAATTACATGTGATGCGCTGGCGAGGCTGAGCCGGGGGGTCTCGGCCTCCTGGCCGGCCTCGGCTCCGGGCACCAGCTTGTAGCCGCGGCCGCGGATCGTGCGGATATGCGGATCCCCCGTGGGCGACATCTCTTCGATCTTCTTGCGGATCCGGCAGATGTAGACGTCGATCACCTTGTCGAAGGGCTGCTCCTCGGCCATGCCGTAGACCGCGTCGTAGATCACCGACTTCGACACGACGCGCGGCGAGGCGAGGGCGATCTGCTGGAAGATCGCCAGCTCGCGCTGCGACAGGCGCATCGGCGTGCCAGCGACATCGGGGTCGCGCCCGTCGAAATAGGCGGTGACGTCGCCGATCCGCACCGATCCCGCCGCGTGGCCATGGAATCGCCGGGTGATCGCGTTCACCCGCGAGCGCAGCTCGGGGCCGGTGAGCGGCCCGACGATGTCGTCATCCGCGCCGGCATCGAGCGCCTGCATCGCCGCCTCGGGATCACGCTGGTCGCGCAGCACGAGGATCGGGTTGCGGCAGCCGGACTTGCGCAGGCGGAAGATGTGCTCGACGGTCCGTGGCTGTTCGGAAAGCAGGACCGGCCGGTCGGCGTAGCCGTCGTTGCTGAGCAGGCCGAGCTCGCGCTCGAAGAAATCGTCCCCGACGGCCACCGGTTGCCATTGCGCCGCGTCCAGTTCGGACAGCAACCCGCGGAAGGCATTCGAACGAGGCTCGTAAAGATAGATATGCACGCTGCTCTCCCGATGGCCGGCCGTCATTCTCTATCCATGACAGGACACGTAGATCATGCGGAGTATTTTTCTTCAGGTCAAGCAATACACAAGGATAGCATGATTAGATCGGAAAATGTCGTTGAAGAACTCGGCGAACCGATGTTTAATCCTTGAAACACAGGACCGCAGCCCAGGGAGTCCCATGCGTATCGCAGCCTGTCTCGGCGCCGCCCTCGTGGCGCTCATCGCCGCCTTTCCCGCCGCGTCGGATGTCCGGATCAAGGACATCGCGACCTTCGAAGGCGTGCGGGAGAACCAGCTCGTCGGCTACGGCCTCGTGGTCGGCCTGAACGGCACGGGCGACAGCCTGCGCAACAGCCCCTTCACCGAGAAGAGCATCGAGGCGATGCTCGAGCGGCTGGGGGTCGGCAACATGTCCGACGACCAGATCAAGACCAGCAACACCGCCGCCGTCATGGTGACCGCCATGCTGCCGCCCTTCGCGCGGCTCGGCTCGCCGATCGACGTGGTGGTCTCGTCGCTGGGCGATGCGACCTCGCTGCGCGGCGGCACGCTGATCGTCACCCCGCTGACCGGCGCCGACGGCGAGGTCTACGCGGTGGCGCAGGGGCCGATCGCCGTCGCGGGCTACGCGGCGCAGGGCATGGCCGCCTCGGTGGTCGAGGGCGTGCCGACGGTGGCGCGGATCGAGAACGGCGCGACGGTCGAGAACGAGGTGGAGTTCGCGCTCTCCTCGCTGAGTTCGGTCCGCATCGCGCTGCGCAATCCCGACTTCACCACCGCGACCCGCATGGCCGAGGCGATCAACAAGCGCATGGGCACGAACACCGCCACCGCGCTCGATCCCGGCACCGTCGAGGTGGCGCTGCACGGGGCGGGCAAGGGCGACATCGCGGGCATCATGTCGGACGTCGAGAACATCCGCGTCGATCCCGACGCCGTGGCCAAGGTGGTGATCGACGCGCGCTCGGGCACCATCGTCATCGGCGAGGACGTGCGGATCGACCGCGTCGCGGTCAGCCAGGGCGGGCTCACGGTGATGGTGCGCGAGGATTCCGAGGTCAGCCAGCCCGAGCCGATCACCATCGGCGGCACCACCGTCGTCGTGCCGCGCACCACCGTCGGCGTCGACGAGCAGGAGACGCATTTCACCATTCTCGAGGGTGCGGATGTCAGCCTGCAGCGCCTTGTCGATGCGCTCAACGCCATCGGACTGACCGCGACGCAGACGATCTCGATCCTGCAGGCGATCAAGGCCGCGGGTGCGCTGCACGCCGATCTCGAGATCATCTAGGGGAGAGAGCAGATGGACGTGAAGACCTCCATGGCCGCGCTGCAGGTGACCGGGGCGCAGATCGCGCAGCCCGGGGCCATCGCGCCCGACGCGCCGGCCAGCGCCGCGAAGGAATTCGAGGCGATGTTCCTGACCGAGATGGTCAACGAGATGCTCGGCGAGGTCGACCTTGGTGATTTCGGCGGTGGGCAGGCCGAGGAACACTGGCGCTATTTCCTTGCCGAGGCCTTCGGCAAGGAGCTGGCAGAGCAGGGCGGCACCGGCATCGCCCGCAACCTGGAACAGGCGATGTCGGCCTATGGCGCCGCCGCCCGCCGTGGAGAGCATACATGACCGAGATGACCCGTCCCCGCGCACAGGCGCTGATCGACCGGCTGTCGCGCCTCCTGCGCGACGAGATCGCCGCCATCGGCCGGGGCGAGCTTGCCCGCGTCGAGGAGCTCTTCCCGCGCAAGCAGGAGCTGCTGGCCGAGATCGAGGCCGCCTTTGCCGATCCCGAGCCCCTGCTCGGCGGCGAGGACCCGGCGGCCGAGAGCCTGCGCGCGCGCCTTTCGGAGCTGCGCGACCTGATTCACAGCGACCTTTCGCTGCTGCGCCGGATGACCGAAGCGACCGGCGCGGTGGCGAAAGAGATCGACCGGATCCGAGAAAGACAAAGTTTGAGAGGGGTTTACGGCAAGGATGGCACAAAATCGCCACAATGCGTTACCCAGACGCAACGTTACGATCAGTCGGTGTAGCGTTAACCTTCCTTTAACCGATCGCTCCAATTTCCCGTGATACGGTACCCACACGGCAGGACCGTTTTCGCCAGAAAGGCGAACCTCAACGATAGAAATCGGAGCAGATACAATGTCTTCCATCAATACCAACACGAGCGCGATGAACGCGCTGTCGACCCTGCGCCAGATCAACAAGGATCTGGAAAACACCCAGGGTCGCATCTCGACCGGCCTCTCGGTCCAGTCGGGCAAGGACAACGCCGCCTACTTCTCGATCTCCGAGACCATGAGCGGTGACTCCTCGACCTACAACTCGATCAACGAAGGTCTGACGCTCACCAAGAACTCGATCGCAACCGCCCGCCTCGGCGCGGAAACGATCCAGGACCTGGCGCAGCAGTTCCTCGAAAAAGTGTCCTTCGCACAGGGCGCAACCGGTGGCCAGGACGAGATCGAAGCCGACCTCGCGGAACTGGTCAAGCAGATGGAAACCACCCTCAGCCAGTCGACCTTCAACGGCGACGACATGCTGGGTGCAGGTTCCTACGCAGGTGTGAGCGCAGGTTCGGTTTCCGCAACCACCGGCGCCCTGACCTCGGGTATCAACCACGCGGCAACCACCGCTACCGGCGCGACCGTCGGTGTGACCCGCGACGTGGTGACCGGCATCAGCCGCGCTGGTGGCGCCTACGCGACCACCGAGATCGCGGTCGACACCCATGACGTCGCAACGCTCGTCGCCAACTTCAAAACGATCGCGACCAGCTTCGGCTCCAACGCATCGAGCGGCAGCTTCGGCGCAGCCTTCCTCGCCGGCGCGCTGACCGCGACCGAAAGCCAGCTGAGCGCAGTCACCGACATCGCCACCAAGCTCGGCCAGTCGGAAAAGTCGATCGAGAACCAGCAGGACTTCCTGAACAAGGTTGTCGACAACATCGACGCCGGCGTCGGCGCGATGATCGACGCGGACATGGAAGAGGAAGCGGCCCGTCTGCAGGCACTGCAGGTCCAGCAGCAGCTGGCCACGCAGTCGCTGTCGATCGCCAACTCCTCGCCGCAGAACATTCTGTCGCTGTTCCAGTAATTTCGCTGGAATATGCACAACTTCTGATGGCATAAGGAGGGGGCGCCACTGGCGCCCCCTTTCCGTCGGAGCATCGGACGAACCGGGCCCGGTTTACAGTCACCCCGCGCCATGTCGGGGGAGCAGAGGCAGGAACGGCAATGAGCATCTCCGCATACAAACGCACGATCCGCGAAAGCGAGAGCCCGAGGCAGATCGAGGCCCGCGTCTTCGCCCGCATCACCGGTGCGATGCGCCAGCATTCCGAGGCCTGGGCGGCCTCTCCCGAGAAATCCGCGCGCCTTGCCGTCCTGTCGGGCGGCCTGCGCGACGCGCTGACGCAGAACCGGCGGCTCTGGGAGCAGCTGCGCAACGACCTGGCCAGCGAGCGCAACGCGCTGCCGCCGGCGCTGCGCGCGAACCTGCTTTCGATTGCGCTCTGGGTCGACCGCACCAGCACCGCGGTGATCGGCGGCGGCCCCGGCCTGCCCGCGCTCATCGACGTGAACCAGAACATCCTCGCCGGGCTCGCCGCTGCCCGTCCGGCCCCCTCAGCGGTTGGTCAAGATGGCGCTCAATCTTACTCTCAAACCCTTTGAGCGGATCGTCGTCAACGGCTGCATGATGCGCAACGGCGGGCGCAAGACCACGCTCACCGTCGAGAACCGCGCCGACATCATCCGCGAGACCGACCTGCTGAAGCCCGAGGCTGCCGCGACCCCGGTCCGCGCGGCCTATTTCCTCATCCAGAGCGCGCTGATCTACCCCGAGCGCCGCGACGCGCTGACCAAGTCGGCGCAGCAGCAGCTCGCCAAGCTGGCCACGGTGTTCACCCCTGAGCTGGCGCAGCATGTGTTCGAGGCGGCCAACAACGTCAGCCGGCGGGAATATTTCACCGCGCTGCGCGACCTGCGTCCGCTGATCAAGCGCGAGCTCGAGGTTCTCGGGCCCGCCGGGCTCGACCCCACGTCTTCCGAAGACCTGCCGAGGATCCACAGATGATTTCCATGTCCGGCCTGTCCACCATGCTGTCGCTCCGCCTCGTCGGCAAGACCGAGGCCAAGGAACACGACATGATCGCGGGCGAGGCCGAGCACGCGCGCGAGATCGCGTATTTCATGGAGAACATCGAGAACGTCGAGACGGTGGACGACCTGCTGGGCGACTACCGGCTCTACAGCTTCGTGATGAAGGCCTACGACCTCGAGGACCAGATCTTCGGCAAGGCCATGATGGGCAAGATCCTCGAGAGCGACATCGAGGAGGATGACGCGCTGGTCAACCGCCTGACCGACGACCGCTTCGAGGTCTTCTACAACGCGATGGGCTTCACCGAGGGCGGCACCGCCAACAGCAACACCATCGACCCCGACTGGAAGGCGATGATCGTCAGCGCCTACGTCGACACGACCTACGTGAACGCCAAGTCCGAGGACAACGAGGCGCTTGGCCTCGCGCTGCAGTTCCGCCGCAAGGCCGCCAGCGTCAACTCGGCTTTCGACATCCTCAGGGACACCGATCTCGCGCAGTTCGTCCGCACCGCGCTCGGCCTTCCGGACGAGATCGCGAGCGGCGACATCGACCGGCAGGCGGCGCTGATCGCCAGCCGCATCGACCTCGACCGCCTGGGGGAGGAGGAGTATGTCGAGACGCTGGTGACCAAGTTCGCCGCGATCAGCGACGCCACCAGCGACACCGCCTCGACCAATGCCGCCGTGCAGCTGATGACCAGCATCGCCAGCGGCTCGTCGGGCAGCTTCGTGCCCGTCACCATCGACATCGAGACCATCCAGGGCTTCAGCGGCTACAAGCTGCGCTGAAGCCCGGAAGGGCCGATTTCTCAGTACATCTCGTCGTCGTCGTCGCCGAGCGGCAGGCGGATCTGGTCCTCGTCGGCCAGCGTCCGCGCGTAGTCGAGCATCATCGTCTGCGCGGTGCTGACGTCGCGGCGGCGCACCGGGCCCATGCCCTCCATCTCCTCGATCAGCATGTCGCGCGAGCGGCCCGGCAGGGCGTTGAGGAAGGCGTCGCGGGCGTTCTGGCTCGCGCCGCGCAGCGCCGTGGGCAGGGTGTTGCCCGGCACGCCGCGCATGATCCGCGCCAGATCCATCGGCTCGAGCTTCACCAGATCCTCGAAGGTGAACATCTTCGCCTTGATCGAGGCGAAGGCGTCGGGCACCGCTTCCTCGAGCATCGGCGCCATGGCGTCGAAGGCGCCGCGTTCGAGCTTGTTGAAGAGATCCGCCATGCGCTGGTGCTGCTCGGCGGCGGTCGGCTGCGCGCCGGCGTTGATGATGTCGCTCTGCAGCGACTCCTCGATCTGACGCATCATGTGATGCGGCACGGCCTCCATGCGGATCATCCGCTCGACCACGCTGTTCATCTTCTCCGGCCCCAGCAGCGGCAGCACCTTGGCGGCCACGTCGGTCTTCACGTTGGTGAGGATCGCCGCGATCGTCTGGTCATGCTCGCCCTTGAGGTAGTTGGCGATGACGTTCTCCGACAGGCCGCTGAACCGCGCCCAGAGGTCGCGCTCCTTGAGCGGGCCGCGGATGTCCTTGAGGATGCCCTCGACCTGTTCCTTGGGCAGCAGCGAGCGCAGCAGGTTCTCGGCCACGGCGAAGGAGCCGACGACGCCGCCGCCGTTGGTCATGTCCTCGACGAAATCCGCCAGCACCTGCTCGACCGTCTCGGCCGAGATCGACCCGAGGCCCGACATGGCCCGGGTGACGCGCTGGATCTCGT encodes:
- a CDS encoding response regulator transcription factor translates to MHIYLYEPRSNAFRGLLSELDAAQWQPVAVGDDFFERELGLLSNDGYADRPVLLSEQPRTVEHIFRLRKSGCRNPILVLRDQRDPEAAMQALDAGADDDIVGPLTGPELRSRVNAITRRFHGHAAGSVRIGDVTAYFDGRDPDVAGTPMRLSQRELAIFQQIALASPRVVSKSVIYDAVYGMAEEQPFDKVIDVYICRIRKKIEEMSPTGDPHIRTIRGRGYKLVPGAEAGQEAETPRLSLASASHVIQKAQLR
- a CDS encoding flagellar basal body P-ring protein FlgI, producing the protein MRIAACLGAALVALIAAFPAASDVRIKDIATFEGVRENQLVGYGLVVGLNGTGDSLRNSPFTEKSIEAMLERLGVGNMSDDQIKTSNTAAVMVTAMLPPFARLGSPIDVVVSSLGDATSLRGGTLIVTPLTGADGEVYAVAQGPIAVAGYAAQGMAASVVEGVPTVARIENGATVENEVEFALSSLSSVRIALRNPDFTTATRMAEAINKRMGTNTATALDPGTVEVALHGAGKGDIAGIMSDVENIRVDPDAVAKVVIDARSGTIVIGEDVRIDRVAVSQGGLTVMVREDSEVSQPEPITIGGTTVVVPRTTVGVDEQETHFTILEGADVSLQRLVDALNAIGLTATQTISILQAIKAAGALHADLEII
- a CDS encoding rod-binding protein; protein product: MDVKTSMAALQVTGAQIAQPGAIAPDAPASAAKEFEAMFLTEMVNEMLGEVDLGDFGGGQAEEHWRYFLAEAFGKELAEQGGTGIARNLEQAMSAYGAAARRGEHT
- a CDS encoding flagellin, whose protein sequence is MSSINTNTSAMNALSTLRQINKDLENTQGRISTGLSVQSGKDNAAYFSISETMSGDSSTYNSINEGLTLTKNSIATARLGAETIQDLAQQFLEKVSFAQGATGGQDEIEADLAELVKQMETTLSQSTFNGDDMLGAGSYAGVSAGSVSATTGALTSGINHAATTATGATVGVTRDVVTGISRAGGAYATTEIAVDTHDVATLVANFKTIATSFGSNASSGSFGAAFLAGALTATESQLSAVTDIATKLGQSEKSIENQQDFLNKVVDNIDAGVGAMIDADMEEEAARLQALQVQQQLATQSLSIANSSPQNILSLFQ
- a CDS encoding flagellar biosynthesis regulator FlaF produces the protein MSISAYKRTIRESESPRQIEARVFARITGAMRQHSEAWAASPEKSARLAVLSGGLRDALTQNRRLWEQLRNDLASERNALPPALRANLLSIALWVDRTSTAVIGGGPGLPALIDVNQNILAGLAAARPAPSAVGQDGAQSYSQTL
- a CDS encoding flagellar biosynthesis repressor FlbT, producing the protein MALNLTLKPFERIVVNGCMMRNGGRKTTLTVENRADIIRETDLLKPEAAATPVRAAYFLIQSALIYPERRDALTKSAQQQLAKLATVFTPELAQHVFEAANNVSRREYFTALRDLRPLIKRELEVLGPAGLDPTSSEDLPRIHR
- a CDS encoding DUF1217 domain-containing protein; its protein translation is MISMSGLSTMLSLRLVGKTEAKEHDMIAGEAEHAREIAYFMENIENVETVDDLLGDYRLYSFVMKAYDLEDQIFGKAMMGKILESDIEEDDALVNRLTDDRFEVFYNAMGFTEGGTANSNTIDPDWKAMIVSAYVDTTYVNAKSEDNEALGLALQFRRKAASVNSAFDILRDTDLAQFVRTALGLPDEIASGDIDRQAALIASRIDLDRLGEEEYVETLVTKFAAISDATSDTASTNAAVQLMTSIASGSSGSFVPVTIDIETIQGFSGYKLR
- a CDS encoding flagellar motor switch protein FliG, translated to MAVANVQRTTTTDAAAQAPRRKLTGPQKAAILFLCLGEKRGSALMQQLDDDEIQRVTRAMSGLGSISAETVEQVLADFVEDMTNGGGVVGSFAVAENLLRSLLPKEQVEGILKDIRGPLKERDLWARFSGLSENVIANYLKGEHDQTIAAILTNVKTDVAAKVLPLLGPEKMNSVVERMIRMEAVPHHMMRQIEESLQSDIINAGAQPTAAEQHQRMADLFNKLERGAFDAMAPMLEEAVPDAFASIKAKMFTFEDLVKLEPMDLARIMRGVPGNTLPTALRGASQNARDAFLNALPGRSRDMLIEEMEGMGPVRRRDVSTAQTMMLDYARTLADEDQIRLPLGDDDDEMY